Below is a genomic region from Candidatus Poribacteria bacterium.
ACCCGACTCAGAGGAGGTGCAGCTCGCCGTCAAGTACCACTTTCATCTCGACCCTGTGACAGCGGAAACCGGTGCCTTGCGTTTCATTCCGGGATCACATCTATTGAGGGGTGCTGAACGGGAGATGTTTCAGGCGGCTTTAGATAAGGTGCCGCTTGAAAGTGTTCCTTGCCAAGTCGTCCCGACGCAGCCGGGAGACGTTATCCTCTTTGATATCCGGACTTGGCACGCCTCGTTAGGTGGAATGCCCGGCCGGCGCGTCTGCAACGCGGAATACTTCCGAAACCCAGACACTACCGAGGGTATCGAAATGCTTCGGGAGATTGCGCGACTCCAATCCGGCTCGCGCAACGCACACCAATACACCTATCCGAAGAATTGGCTGGCGAATCCGCACGACAGCGCAGTGAGACAGTCATGGATCGATCGCTTGTTGGAGATCGAATTTCTTAATCAACCGGGCGTGGGAGAAATGTAATGGATAAAACGAGGCTGGGTAAGAGATACAACAGGACCTTATAAGCAAAGCAGCATCGGAAAAAGCCAAACACTAGAGT
It encodes:
- a CDS encoding phytanoyl-CoA dioxygenase family protein, which produces MADQIPGLDQNQLHFFLRKLLNPDELEIIKQEHRDGLAAAFPDEPFEGTLGQWTRMMNEETPFFASLTEDPRFLTPAQQICGENVLGNGTDAHFSVGNTDWHSDSNWQPDSEEVQLAVKYHFHLDPVTAETGALRFIPGSHLLRGAEREMFQAALDKVPLESVPCQVVPTQPGDVILFDIRTWHASLGGMPGRRVCNAEYFRNPDTTEGIEMLREIARLQSGSRNAHQYTYPKNWLANPHDSAVRQSWIDRLLEIEFLNQPGVGEM